One region of Wyeomyia smithii strain HCP4-BCI-WySm-NY-G18 chromosome 3, ASM2978416v1, whole genome shotgun sequence genomic DNA includes:
- the LOC129732377 gene encoding histone deacetylase 3, whose protein sequence is MSTKKVSYFFNPDVGNFHYGPGHPMKPHRLSVIHHMVMNYGLHKKMQIYRPYKASAHDMCRFHSDEYIEFLQRVTPQNIQGFTKCLSVFNVGDDCPVFDGLFEFCAMYTGASLEGAQKLNHNHSDICINWSGGLHHAKKFEASGFCYVNDIVIGILELLKYHPRVLYIDIDVHHGDGVQEAFYLTDRVMTVSFHKYGNYFFPGTGDMYEIGAESGRYYSVNVPLKEGIDDQSYVQVFKPVISAVMEFYQPTAIVLQCGADSLAGDRLGCFSLSTKGHGECVKFVKELNVPTLVVGGGGYTLRNVARCWTYETSLLIDETISNELPMNDYLEFFAPDFTLHPDIPSRQDNANSKQYLEAITRHVYDNLKMCQHAPSVQMFDIPEDSLPEEVKVKEEPNPEARMTQEEEDKQVEPKNEFFDGENDNDKSENEP, encoded by the exons ATGAGTACTAAAAAAGTATCCTACTTTTTCAACCCGGACGTAGGAAATTTCCACTATGGCCCAGGACACCCAATGAAGCCGCACCGCCTCTCTGTCATCCATCATATGGTGATGAATTATGGGCTTCATAAGAAAATGCAAATCTATCGACCTTATAA AGCCAGCGCGCATGATATGTGTCGCTTCCACAGTGACGAATATATCGAGTTTTTGCAGCGTGTAACACCGCAGAACATTCAGGGTTTCACGAAATGTTTGTCGGTTTTCAACGTCGGAGATGACTGTCCGGTGTTTGATGGGTTGTTCGAGTTTTGCGCTATGTACACTGGAGCTTCACTGGAAGGTGCGCAGAAATTAAACCACAACCACAGTGACATCTGCATCAATTGGTCCGGCGGTTTGCATCATGCCAAGAAGTTCgaagcttccggtttctgctaTGTAAATGACATTGTGATCGGTATTCTGGAGCTGCTCAAGTACCATCCGAGGGTACTGTATATCGATATTGATGTACATCATGGCGATGGTGTTCAGGAGGCGTTCTATCTTACTGACCGAGTAATGACGGTTTCTTTCCACAAGTATGGAAACTACTTTTTCCCAGGTACAGGAGATATGTACGAAATAGGCGCCGAATCTGGACGCTATTATTCAGTAAATGTTCCGCTCAAAGAAGGTATTGACGACCAGAGCTACGTACAGGTTTTCAAGCCAGTCATTTCTGCTGTGATGGAGTTCTACCAACCAACAGCGATCGTATTGCAGTGCGGTGCGGATTCCCTTGCAGGTGACCGCCTCGGCTGCTTCTCTCTTAGTACAAAAGGTCACGGCGAATgcgtaaaatttgtaaaagaaTTAAATGTTCCAACCTTGGTTGTGGGTGGAGGAGGCTATACATTGCGGAACGTGGCCCGTTGTTGGACATACGAAACGTCGCTGCTGATTGACGAGACAATCTCGAATGAACTGCCGATGAATGATTATCTGGAATTTTTTGCACCTGACTTCACGCTGCACCCCGATATTCCCAGTCGGCAGGACAATGCCAACAGTAAACAATATCTGGAAGCCATTACGAGACACGTGTACGACAACCTGAAGATGTGTCAGCATGCGCCGAGTGTGCAAATGTTCGATATCCCTGAGGATTCGCTTCCGGAAGAGGTGAAGGTGAAGGAGGAACCTAACCCGGAGGCAAGAATGACTCAGGAGGAAGAGGACAAGCAAGTTGAAcccaaaaatgagtttttcgatggagAGAATGATAACGATAAAAGCGAAAATGAACCCTAG